One region of Chrysemys picta bellii isolate R12L10 chromosome 21, ASM1138683v2, whole genome shotgun sequence genomic DNA includes:
- the LOC135976950 gene encoding uncharacterized protein LOC135976950 — protein sequence MQSSPAVMAMQSVNRKRAPAWTDREVLDLIAVWGDESVLSELRSKRRNAKIYEKISKDMAERGYSRDATQCRVKIKELRQGYQKTKEANGRSGSHPQTSRFYEALHSILGAAATTTPPVTVDSEDGILSTAGSSDMLGDGEDEEGDEEGEAVGSSHNADFPDSQDLFITLTEIPYEASPAITPDTESGEGSATPSATVSQPSLESHSQRLARIRRRKKRTREDMFSELMASSQAQAAQQTQWRENLTRMHQANMDREERWRQEDQQATLTLLGLLREQTDTLRRLVDVLQERRQEDRAPLQSISNRPPPPPSPIPTSPKVQRRRGGRVPANSHSTPAESSSSRRLSFPKI from the exons atgcagagctctccagcagtgatggccatgcagtctgtgaatagaaagagagccccagcatggactgatcgtgaagtcttggatctcatcgctgtgtggggcgatgagtccgtgctttccgagctgcgatccaaaagaaggaatgcaaagatctacgagaagatctctaaagacatggcagagagaggatacagccgggatgcaacgcagtgccgcgtgaaaatcaaggagctgagacaaggctaccagaagaccaaagaggcaaacggacgctccggatcccatccccagacatcccgtttctacgaggcactgcattccatcctcggtgctgccgccaccactaccccaccagtgaccgtggactctgaggatgggatactgtccacggccggttcctcagacatgttaggggacggggaagatgaggaaggagatgaggagggcgaggcagttggcagctctcacaacgctgatttccccgacagccaggatctcttcatcacccttacagagatcccctacgaagcgtccccagccattaccccggacacagaatctggtgaaggatcagcca ccccgtctgcgactgtctcacaacctagcctggaatcacactcccagaggctagcgcggattaggcgtaggaagaagaggacacgggaggacatgttctctgagcttatggcctcttcccaagcccaggcagcacagcagacccagtggcgggagaacttgacccgaatgcaccaagccaacatggatcgggaggagaggtggcggcaggaagaccagcaggcgactctaacgctgcttggactactgagggagcaaacggacacactccggcgccttgtggatgttctgcaggaacggaggcaggaggacagagccccgctgcagtccatctctaaccgccctcccccgccaccaagtcccatacccacctcacccaaagtgcaaagaaggagaggcggcagagtccctgctaactctcactccacccctgcagagagctctagtagcagaaggctctcatttcccaaaatttga